One genomic segment of Methylocystis sp. SC2 includes these proteins:
- the pstC gene encoding phosphate ABC transporter permease subunit PstC: protein MSDVVLEQTAAREVAIDRTRVLARIARTDRIFFQTTRAAAVVVLLILGGVIVSLVHGSLPAIRAFGIGFLFSDAWNPVTENFGALPAIYGTVMTSIIAMLIAVPVGLGIAIFLTELCPYVLRRPIGTAIELLAGIPSIIYGIWGLFVLAPFLQSHVQPALIAAFGDIPVFSTLFAGPPYGIGMLTAGFILAIMVLPFIASISRDVFETVPLVLKEAAWGIGSTTWEVTRYVVIPYTRVGVIGGVMLGLGRALGETMAVTFVIGNAHKISGSLLAPGTTISATIANEFTEAVGDLYTSALIELGLILFFITFVVLAAARYMLMRIEQKSA, encoded by the coding sequence GTGTCTGATGTTGTGTTGGAGCAGACGGCTGCCCGCGAGGTGGCGATAGATCGTACGCGAGTTCTGGCGCGCATCGCCCGAACCGACCGTATCTTCTTCCAAACGACCCGCGCCGCGGCCGTGGTCGTTCTCCTTATACTAGGCGGGGTCATTGTCTCTCTTGTGCATGGCTCTCTGCCGGCGATACGCGCGTTCGGGATAGGTTTCCTATTCTCAGACGCTTGGAATCCGGTCACCGAGAATTTCGGCGCGCTGCCGGCGATCTACGGCACGGTCATGACGTCGATCATCGCCATGCTGATCGCCGTGCCCGTCGGCCTCGGCATCGCGATTTTCCTCACCGAGCTTTGCCCCTATGTTCTGCGTCGGCCGATCGGCACCGCGATCGAGCTGCTGGCCGGAATTCCGTCGATCATCTACGGCATTTGGGGCCTCTTCGTTCTGGCGCCGTTTCTCCAGTCGCATGTCCAGCCTGCGCTGATCGCCGCCTTTGGCGATATCCCGGTGTTCTCGACGCTGTTCGCCGGCCCGCCTTACGGCATCGGCATGCTGACCGCGGGCTTCATTCTCGCGATCATGGTGCTGCCCTTCATCGCCTCGATCTCGCGCGACGTCTTCGAAACGGTGCCGCTGGTGCTGAAGGAAGCCGCTTGGGGCATCGGCAGCACGACATGGGAAGTGACGCGCTACGTGGTCATCCCTTACACGCGCGTCGGCGTGATTGGCGGCGTCATGCTTGGACTGGGACGCGCGCTGGGCGAGACGATGGCGGTCACTTTCGTCATCGGCAATGCGCACAAGATTTCCGGGTCGCTGCTCGCGCCCGGCACCACGATTTCGGCGACGATCGCCAATGAGTTCACCGAGGCGGTCGGCGATCTCTACACCTCGGCGCTGATCGAACTCGGCCTCATCCTCTTCTTCATCACCTTCGTCGTTCTGGCGGCCGCGCGTTACATGCTGATGCGCATCGAACAGAAGTCGGCGTAA
- the pstB gene encoding phosphate ABC transporter ATP-binding protein PstB: protein MNAAVQATKEPPTKVSVRCLDFYYGADRSLKNISLPLRTNKVTAFIGPSGCGKSTLLRVLNRMYDLYPGQRAEGEVLLDGENILDPAIDLNALRSRVGMIFQKPTPFPMSIYENIAFGIRLYEKLSRADMDARVESALRGAALWDEVKDKLHTSGLGLSGGQQQRLCIARSVAVQPEVILFDEPCSALDPISTAKVEELIDELTHRYTIAIVTHNMQQAVRVSDYTAFMYLGELVEFGETDDVFNKPKEKRTLDYITGRFG, encoded by the coding sequence ATGAACGCCGCTGTCCAAGCCACCAAAGAGCCGCCAACGAAAGTTTCGGTCCGCTGCCTCGATTTCTATTACGGCGCGGATCGTTCGCTCAAGAACATCAGCCTGCCGCTGCGCACCAACAAGGTGACGGCGTTTATCGGGCCTTCCGGCTGTGGCAAGTCGACCCTGCTGCGCGTGTTGAACAGGATGTACGATCTTTATCCGGGTCAGCGCGCAGAGGGCGAGGTGCTGCTCGACGGCGAGAACATCCTCGACCCGGCGATCGATCTCAACGCCCTGCGCTCGCGCGTCGGCATGATTTTCCAGAAGCCGACGCCTTTCCCGATGTCGATCTATGAAAACATCGCATTCGGCATTCGGCTGTATGAAAAGCTGTCGCGCGCCGACATGGACGCGCGCGTCGAAAGCGCGCTCCGCGGCGCAGCGCTTTGGGACGAGGTGAAAGACAAGCTGCATACGAGCGGTCTCGGCCTCTCAGGCGGACAGCAGCAGCGCCTCTGCATCGCGCGCAGCGTCGCGGTGCAGCCGGAAGTCATCCTGTTCGACGAGCCGTGTTCGGCGCTCGATCCGATCTCGACCGCGAAAGTCGAGGAGCTCATCGACGAGCTCACCCACCGCTACACGATCGCAATCGTCACCCACAACATGCAGCAGGCGGTGCGCGTCTCCGACTACACCGCCTTCATGTATCTCGGCGAGCTCGTCGAATTCGGCGAAACGGACGACGTCTTCAACAAGCCGAAGGAAAAGCGGACGCTCGACTACATCACCGGCCGTTTTGGCTAA
- the pstA gene encoding phosphate ABC transporter permease PstA, whose protein sequence is MSLYASRRSANSIATTLCWVAAIFGLSWLFVILGVLLYEGVRGLSPAVFVEMTPPPGSAGGLLNAIAGSLVMTAIGVAVGTPLGMLAGTYMAEYGRYTKLTLVVRFINDILLSAPSIVVGLFVYTILVHPMGHFSAISGAVALALLVVPVVVRTTEDMLLLVPGSMREAATALGAPRAHVVGKVAYRAAKAGLITGVLLAVARVSGETAPLLFTALNNQFWSTDLAAPMASLPVVIFQFALSPYKDWQQLAWTGALLITVAVLALSIAARALSAGRRKPK, encoded by the coding sequence ATGTCTCTTTATGCATCTCGACGCAGCGCAAACTCCATCGCGACGACGCTCTGCTGGGTCGCGGCGATTTTCGGGCTGTCCTGGCTTTTTGTGATCCTTGGGGTGCTTCTCTATGAAGGCGTCCGCGGTCTGTCGCCGGCGGTCTTTGTCGAAATGACGCCGCCTCCCGGCAGCGCCGGAGGACTGCTCAACGCCATTGCCGGCTCGCTGGTCATGACCGCGATCGGCGTTGCGGTCGGCACGCCGCTCGGCATGCTGGCCGGCACCTACATGGCGGAATATGGACGCTATACGAAGCTGACCTTGGTCGTGCGCTTCATCAACGACATCCTGCTTAGCGCCCCGTCGATCGTCGTCGGCCTCTTCGTCTACACCATTCTGGTGCATCCGATGGGCCACTTCTCGGCGATCTCCGGCGCCGTGGCGCTGGCGCTGTTGGTCGTCCCTGTCGTCGTGCGAACGACCGAGGACATGCTGCTGCTCGTGCCGGGATCGATGCGCGAAGCGGCGACCGCGCTTGGCGCCCCACGCGCGCATGTCGTCGGGAAGGTCGCCTACCGCGCCGCAAAAGCCGGCCTCATCACCGGCGTGCTGCTCGCGGTGGCGCGCGTCTCGGGCGAGACGGCGCCGCTGCTTTTCACTGCGCTCAATAACCAGTTCTGGAGCACCGATCTTGCCGCGCCGATGGCGAGTCTGCCGGTCGTCATCTTCCAGTTCGCGCTATCGCCGTACAAAGACTGGCAGCAACTCGCCTGGACGGGCGCGCTGCTCATCACTGTCGCTGTTCTTGCCCTATCGATCGCCGCGCGCGCGCTCAGCGCCGGCCGGAGGAAACCGAAATGA